One genomic window of Pseudomonadota bacterium includes the following:
- a CDS encoding Stp1/IreP family PP2C-type Ser/Thr phosphatase, producing the protein MGRFLRVAGLTDVGREREHNEDSFGLLPQFSLFVVADGMGGHRAGDVASQMAVKAVEEFFTATEKEDITWPFQFDPNLPFSVNRLITAIQVANNRIFKQSSSSDEHQGMGTTFVGILSVDDHGACHIAHVGDSRCYRVRGDSLSLLTMDHSLVNDYLRAAPDLTAEQLAELPRNVITRALGMQDSVLVDVQTVLPEKGDIFLLCTDGLNGMIDDEQILGCVKAHRDDLAKIAAALIQRANDAGGDDNCTVVLVECAED; encoded by the coding sequence ATGGGTAGGTTCCTCCGGGTTGCGGGATTGACCGACGTCGGGCGAGAGCGCGAGCACAACGAGGACAGCTTCGGCCTTCTCCCTCAATTCAGCCTCTTCGTCGTGGCGGACGGCATGGGCGGCCACCGCGCCGGCGACGTCGCGTCGCAGATGGCGGTCAAGGCCGTCGAGGAGTTCTTCACCGCGACGGAGAAGGAAGACATCACCTGGCCGTTCCAGTTCGATCCGAACTTGCCGTTCTCCGTGAACAGGCTCATCACGGCGATCCAGGTCGCCAACAACCGCATCTTCAAGCAGTCATCCTCGAGCGACGAGCACCAGGGGATGGGCACGACGTTCGTCGGGATCCTGAGCGTCGACGATCACGGCGCCTGCCACATCGCCCACGTCGGCGACTCGCGCTGCTACCGGGTGCGCGGCGACTCCCTCTCGCTGCTCACGATGGATCACTCCCTCGTGAACGATTACCTCCGGGCGGCGCCGGACCTCACCGCCGAACAGCTCGCCGAGCTGCCGCGCAACGTCATCACGCGCGCCCTCGGCATGCAGGACTCCGTGCTCGTCGACGTGCAGACCGTGCTCCCCGAGAAGGGCGACATCTTCCTCCTGTGCACGGACGGCCTGAACGGCATGATCGACGACGAGCAGATCCTCGGGTGCGTGAAGGCCCACCGGGACGACCTCGCCAAGATCGCCGCGGCGCTCATCCAGCGCGCGAACGACGCGGGCGGCGACGACAACTGCACGGTGGTCCTCGTCGAGTGCGCCGAGGACTAG
- a CDS encoding sigma 54-interacting transcriptional regulator encodes MTLVEHTILTDVGDTSVKYAQGGRPLVEEIKVELRVLEGPDADRSFVLPRAGAIIGTGSDADFRLTDPSVSRRHVKLTPVPEGVHVADLGSTNGTRHKGEKVSEVVIPLESSLSIGKSRLDVVRLVDRQPLPLSRRRRFGELIGATAPMRQIYALLERASEVDVTVLIEGETGTGKELAARAVHENSTRAQKAFQIVDCGAVSPTLIEAELFGHVRGAFTGADRDRSGAFELAHQGTLFFDEIGELPLQLQPKLLRALETREVRRIGGSSQIPVDVRFVAATNRNLADEVKAGRFREDLYYRLNVFRVVMPPLREHREDIPVLVGHFLDSLGAPHLSGEMLGRMAQLDWPGNVRELRNAVHRAVVLARGDTVPPPPVAEHPEEAPSAPGDFSVTIDATRPFKDVKADIVTKFEIAYIKAVLARTGGNISAAARDSGIDRKHMERLIRKLGIETKAR; translated from the coding sequence ATGACGCTCGTGGAGCATACGATCCTCACGGACGTGGGCGACACCTCCGTCAAGTACGCTCAGGGAGGCCGTCCGCTCGTCGAGGAGATCAAGGTCGAGCTGCGCGTCCTCGAGGGGCCGGATGCGGATCGCTCGTTCGTGCTCCCGCGGGCGGGCGCGATCATCGGCACCGGCTCCGACGCCGACTTCCGCCTCACGGATCCGTCCGTTTCGCGCCGCCACGTCAAGCTGACGCCGGTCCCAGAGGGCGTGCACGTCGCCGATCTCGGGAGCACGAACGGGACGCGGCACAAGGGGGAGAAGGTATCCGAGGTCGTCATCCCGCTCGAGTCGTCGCTCTCCATCGGCAAGTCCCGGCTCGACGTCGTGCGGCTGGTGGACCGCCAGCCGCTGCCGCTCTCGAGGCGACGGCGCTTCGGCGAGCTCATCGGCGCGACGGCCCCGATGCGGCAGATCTACGCGCTGCTCGAGCGCGCCTCCGAGGTCGACGTCACGGTGCTCATCGAGGGAGAGACCGGCACGGGCAAGGAGCTCGCCGCGCGGGCAGTGCACGAGAACTCGACGCGGGCGCAGAAGGCGTTCCAGATCGTCGACTGCGGCGCGGTGTCGCCGACCCTCATCGAGGCCGAGCTGTTCGGCCACGTGCGCGGGGCGTTCACGGGCGCGGATCGGGATCGCTCGGGCGCGTTCGAGCTCGCCCACCAGGGCACGCTGTTCTTCGACGAGATCGGCGAGCTGCCTCTCCAGCTCCAGCCGAAGCTGCTCCGAGCGCTCGAGACGCGCGAGGTCCGGAGGATCGGCGGATCGAGCCAGATCCCGGTCGACGTGCGCTTCGTCGCCGCGACCAACCGCAACCTCGCCGACGAGGTCAAGGCCGGGCGGTTCCGGGAGGATCTGTACTACCGCCTGAACGTCTTCCGCGTCGTGATGCCGCCGCTGCGCGAGCACCGCGAGGACATCCCGGTGCTCGTCGGGCACTTCCTCGACTCGCTCGGCGCGCCGCACCTCTCCGGCGAGATGCTCGGGCGAATGGCGCAGCTCGACTGGCCGGGCAACGTGCGGGAGCTGCGCAACGCGGTGCACCGCGCCGTGGTGCTCGCGCGGGGCGACACGGTGCCGCCGCCGCCCGTCGCCGAGCACCCGGAGGAGGCGCCGAGCGCACCGGGCGACTTCTCGGTCACCATCGACGCGACGCGCCCCTTCAAGGACGTCAAGGCGGACATCGTGACCAAGTTCGAGATCGCCTACATCAAGGCCGTGCTCGCGCGCACGGGCGGCAACATCTCGGCCGCGGCGCGGGACTCGGGGATCGACCGCAAGCACATGGAGCGGCTCATCCGCAAGCTCGGCATCGAGACGAAGGCGCGCTGA
- a CDS encoding serine/threonine protein kinase, translated as MAEVFQGVAESIEGFKKKVAIKRVLPHLVENKKFLAMFLDEARLSLRMTHANVVHVFDIGQAGGTFFIVMEFVDGTNLKRLMQWMRENGGRVPMPPAIPILVEICRGLAYAHELTDADGVNLGIVHRDVSPPNILLSRQGEVKLVDFGLAKATSQLEHTDPGVVKGKFAYLAPEAAWGRDVDHRADIFACGIMLYELIVGKRLFLGENDVKTVELVRRAEVPPLDELDAEKRPVLEGIVRKALAYEPADRYQSCSEMSEELANFLFSQRLKVTGFDLRKLVERFVAEDEKAQAREEHRPSTIDQLIQEELGRFASLDAKEPGSGIGTAGGGGAGGGGVPLNPYRFEGAIDGAADPGGGGAGPSGAPAGRAQGGAAWSERGSEDAPLSLAQMLEGEVRLGNDVSADDEHTGRRGFLIGLAIALGTAALVLGLLFVLGIVP; from the coding sequence ATGGCCGAGGTGTTCCAGGGCGTCGCGGAGAGCATCGAGGGGTTCAAGAAGAAGGTCGCCATCAAGCGCGTGCTGCCGCACCTGGTGGAGAACAAGAAGTTCCTCGCGATGTTCCTCGACGAGGCGCGGCTCAGCCTGCGCATGACGCACGCCAACGTCGTCCACGTGTTCGACATCGGGCAGGCCGGCGGCACGTTCTTCATCGTCATGGAGTTCGTCGACGGGACGAACCTCAAGCGGCTCATGCAGTGGATGCGCGAGAACGGCGGGCGGGTGCCGATGCCGCCCGCGATCCCCATCCTGGTGGAGATCTGCCGCGGGCTCGCGTACGCCCACGAGCTCACGGACGCGGACGGCGTGAACCTCGGGATCGTCCACCGGGACGTCAGCCCGCCGAACATCCTCCTCTCGCGGCAGGGCGAGGTGAAGCTCGTCGACTTCGGCCTGGCCAAGGCGACGAGCCAGCTCGAGCACACGGACCCGGGGGTCGTGAAGGGAAAGTTCGCGTACCTCGCGCCCGAGGCCGCCTGGGGCCGGGACGTGGATCACCGGGCCGACATCTTCGCGTGCGGGATCATGCTGTACGAGCTGATCGTCGGGAAGCGGCTCTTCCTCGGCGAGAACGACGTCAAGACGGTCGAGCTCGTGCGGCGCGCCGAGGTCCCGCCGCTCGACGAGCTCGACGCCGAGAAGCGCCCGGTGCTCGAGGGGATCGTGCGCAAGGCGCTCGCCTACGAGCCGGCGGACCGCTACCAGAGCTGCTCCGAGATGTCCGAGGAGCTGGCGAACTTCCTCTTCTCCCAGCGGCTGAAGGTGACCGGCTTCGACCTGCGCAAGCTCGTCGAGCGGTTCGTGGCCGAGGACGAGAAGGCGCAGGCGCGCGAGGAGCACCGACCGTCCACCATCGACCAGCTGATCCAGGAGGAGCTGGGCCGGTTCGCGTCGCTCGACGCCAAGGAGCCGGGGAGCGGGATCGGCACGGCGGGCGGCGGCGGCGCCGGGGGCGGCGGGGTGCCGCTGAACCCGTATCGATTCGAGGGCGCGATCGACGGGGCGGCGGATCCGGGCGGCGGCGGGGCGGGACCGTCCGGCGCTCCGGCGGGCCGAGCCCAGGGCGGAGCCGCATGGTCCGAGCGCGGCTCCGAGGACGCGCCGCTCTCCCTGGCCCAGATGCTGGAGGGCGAGGTCAGGTTGGGCAACGACGTCTCGGCCGACGACGAGCACACCGGCCGGCGCGGGTTCCTGATCGGGCTCGCCATCGCCCTCGGGACGGCGGCCCTCGTTCTCGGCCTCCTGTTCGTGCTCGGAATCGTCCCGTGA